CGCTTGCGGACGAATGCAACAATCCGACGCAAGCCCAGATTGACCTCTTTGCGCAATGGAGCAAAGGTGGTGCCGCGCTTTTGATAACAGGGAACACACCCGTTGATCGGATGCATCTCGAACATGCTGGCAACTTTGTACTAGACCCAAGTTCGGACATGAAACGCGTTTCAGCGCTTGCCGCAGCAGGCAAAAGTGGTGGTGCGAAAATCCTTGCTCAACTTGCGCACGCCGGACGGCAAACCCCTGAGGCAATCAATGCCCACCCAACGTCGATATCAGACGTCCAGTTGGATTTACCCGGTTATGGAAAGCCGACCCCAGCAGGCGAGCCGGAATTCGAAGAGATCATCGCAAAATTTGTGCGGTCTGCGAGGCTTGCAGAGGAAGCCGGGTTTGATGGCGTCGAGATTCATGCCGCTCATGGGTACTTGCTTAGTTCTGCCCTATCGCCTCGGATAAACACCCGTACCGACCGTTGGGGTGGTGCATTGGAAAACAGGGCCCGGCTGTCAATCGAGGTGGTCAAAGCGGTTCGGCAAGCAGTTGATCCGGGCTTCATCGTTGCCGTCAAACTAAACTCATCCGATTTCCAGAAAGGCGGGTTCGACCACGCGGATTCAGTTCAAGTGGCTGTCATGCTGGAAGCAGAGGGCGTGGATTTCATCGAAATCTCGGGCGGCAACTTCGAAGAGCCGACAGCGTATCAACATGCGTCGAAAAGCGGATCAACTCAGATACGCGAAGCCTATTTTCTGGATTACGCCGCTGCGATCAAAGATGCCTTGACTATTCCCCTAATGGTCACCGGTGGTTTTCGATCCGCTGGTGTAATGAATGACGCCATTGCTAGCGGCAAGACCGACCTGATCGGGATGGGTCGTCCCTTTATTGCCGATCCGAGTTTCGCCGCCAAGCTGTTGGCTGGTGAGATCGAGAAAGCACCCGCAGTTGAACAGGATTTTCCACCAGCCGACACCCTGCCACGCGGTGCAGTTCTAAATTGGTTCTGCGCCCAAATTGCACTTGCGGGACGGACAGGGGCACCGGATTTAGATATGTCAGTTGTGGA
The Rhodobacteraceae bacterium S2214 genome window above contains:
- a CDS encoding NADH:flavin oxidoreductase/NADH oxidase family protein, which encodes MNIGQQLKLPNGVTLKNRIVKSAMSEALADECNNPTQAQIDLFAQWSKGGAALLITGNTPVDRMHLEHAGNFVLDPSSDMKRVSALAAAGKSGGAKILAQLAHAGRQTPEAINAHPTSISDVQLDLPGYGKPTPAGEPEFEEIIAKFVRSARLAEEAGFDGVEIHAAHGYLLSSALSPRINTRTDRWGGALENRARLSIEVVKAVRQAVDPGFIVAVKLNSSDFQKGGFDHADSVQVAVMLEAEGVDFIEISGGNFEEPTAYQHASKSGSTQIREAYFLDYAAAIKDALTIPLMVTGGFRSAGVMNDAIASGKTDLIGMGRPFIADPSFAAKLLAGEIEKAPAVEQDFPPADTLPRGAVLNWFCAQIALAGRTGAPDLDMSVVDGHESYLKQIKLATDQLLTARCE